Proteins encoded within one genomic window of Spiroplasma endosymbiont of Agriotes lineatus:
- the rsmI gene encoding 16S rRNA (cytidine(1402)-2'-O)-methyltransferase, whose product MIQKSFRNERPSLYLVATPIGNLKELNSRIAETLQLVVVIFCEDTRVSNKILQYFNIKKKLISLHQHNEKKRIDLVLQSLDNNQSVALLSDAGYPLISDPGYQLVQAVIAKEYNVVSISGSSALLNALVCSGLPPYPFSFWGFLDHKAEKLKQQVEQLKYRSESLIFYVGVHHLEKTLRVMKEILGNRDVCLARELTKLYETIYRMSLNHIINLNLASLKGEFVLIIKGYEAVVDYSSLTIKDHIILVAKKQNITIKEAIKEVANMRNLPKSLVYQVYHQE is encoded by the coding sequence ATGATTCAGAAAAGTTTTCGTAATGAGCGACCATCATTATATTTAGTAGCAACACCAATTGGCAATTTAAAAGAGTTAAATAGTCGGATTGCAGAAACCTTACAACTTGTTGTTGTGATTTTTTGTGAAGATACAAGAGTAAGTAATAAAATATTACAATATTTTAATATTAAGAAAAAACTTATTTCATTACATCAACATAATGAAAAAAAACGAATTGATTTAGTATTACAATCTTTAGATAATAATCAATCAGTTGCTTTGTTAAGTGATGCTGGATATCCGTTAATATCGGATCCTGGATATCAATTAGTCCAAGCAGTAATTGCTAAGGAATATAATGTTGTCAGTATTAGTGGTTCTAGTGCGTTATTAAATGCTTTAGTTTGTTCAGGATTGCCACCATATCCGTTTTCATTTTGAGGTTTTTTAGACCACAAAGCAGAAAAACTTAAACAACAAGTTGAACAATTAAAATATCGTTCTGAATCGTTAATTTTTTATGTTGGTGTGCATCATTTAGAAAAAACATTAAGGGTAATGAAAGAAATTTTAGGTAATCGTGATGTTTGTTTAGCGAGAGAGTTAACTAAGCTGTATGAAACTATTTATCGAATGTCATTAAATCATATTATTAACCTTAATTTAGCTTCATTAAAGGGCGAATTTGTGTTAATTATTAAAGGATATGAAGCGGTGGTTGATTATAGTTCCTTAACTATTAAAGATCACATTATCTTAGTAGCTAAAAAACAAAATATTACTATTAAAGAAGCAATAAAGGAAGTAGCAAATATGCGAAATCTTCCTAAAAGTCTTGTATATCAAGTTTATCATCAAGAGTAA
- the metK gene encoding methionine adenosyltransferase, with protein sequence MEESMRKILFTSESVSEGHPDKICDQIADAILDACLEQDPQTRLACEVLITTNMVIIGGEIKSSAIVNYEAIARKVICDIGYIDEKIGINGNTCHIQVLIHSQSQDIILGVEHNHQLAAGDQGIIFGYATNETKTYMPLAIQIAHDLVHLASSLRKNQQFKDARPDMKSQVTIDYTDWLQPKIDTILMSIQHHPDYNESEFKTFIHQKIMLVIAKKYNLNFDFKFLINPTGRFVVGGPYGDTGLTGRKIIADTYGGYARSGGGAFSGKDATKVDRAAAYMARKVAKHIVALNWADKCEIQLAYAIGMKDPIAVYVETFNTEKIALNIISGAVSAVFDFSMQGVIDCLQLMQPIYQKTTVYGHFGKDDNFSWEKLDCLEQLKDYIKDK encoded by the coding sequence ATGGAGGAAAGTATGAGAAAAATATTATTTACTAGTGAATCTGTTAGTGAAGGACATCCCGATAAGATTTGTGATCAAATAGCTGATGCTATTTTGGATGCTTGTTTAGAACAAGACCCGCAAACAAGACTGGCTTGTGAAGTTCTTATTACTACTAATATGGTTATTATTGGTGGCGAAATTAAATCATCAGCGATTGTAAATTATGAAGCGATTGCTAGAAAAGTTATTTGTGATATTGGTTATATTGATGAAAAAATTGGTATTAATGGTAATACTTGTCATATTCAAGTATTAATTCATAGTCAGTCACAAGATATTATTCTTGGTGTGGAACATAATCATCAATTAGCAGCAGGAGATCAAGGAATTATTTTTGGTTATGCTACTAATGAAACTAAAACTTATATGCCGTTAGCCATTCAAATTGCCCACGATTTAGTACATTTGGCTTCTTCTTTAAGAAAAAATCAACAATTTAAAGATGCTCGTCCTGATATGAAATCACAAGTAACAATTGATTATACTGATTGGTTACAACCTAAAATTGATACGATTTTAATGTCAATTCAACATCATCCTGATTATAATGAAAGTGAATTTAAAACATTTATTCATCAAAAAATTATGTTAGTTATTGCTAAGAAATATAATTTAAATTTTGATTTTAAATTTTTGATTAATCCGACAGGAAGATTTGTTGTTGGCGGACCTTATGGTGATACTGGATTAACAGGAAGAAAAATTATTGCGGATACTTATGGCGGATATGCTCGTAGTGGTGGCGGCGCCTTTTCCGGTAAAGATGCTACTAAGGTTGATCGAGCCGCTGCTTATATGGCAAGAAAAGTTGCTAAACATATTGTTGCTTTAAATTGGGCTGATAAATGTGAAATTCAATTGGCATACGCTATTGGTATGAAAGATCCGATTGCTGTTTATGTTGAAACATTTAATACTGAAAAGATTGCTCTTAATATAATTAGTGGTGCTGTTAGTGCTGTTTTTGATTTTTCGATGCAAGGAGTGATTGATTGTTTACAGTTAATGCAACCGATTTATCAAAAAACTACCGTTTATGGTCATTTTGGTAAAGATGATAATTTTAGTTGAGAAAAATTGGATTGTTTAGAACAATTAAAAGATTATATTAAAGATAAGTAA
- a CDS encoding Pr6Pr family membrane protein, protein MKSTQGKLIFKIFAFIFTIAFLIVAYINSMALKSWVPKSELPFLYGDFTVHYLSFFTTQSNIIVAIWFLLATINYQDEDKSILTGQTSKLFITSYISVTFFVWITVLMPTAFKDMGINAWIYGVAQHIIVPLLMIIYGIWNIGSKKIELNNYFKKNIWIYLSYPLTYIIYVMIRGEMRWTDGKENLSYPYFFLNAHKENFGMNGILVFIIFATLILFLFIVFNLLYIFINNFKNKK, encoded by the coding sequence ATGAAATCAACACAAGGAAAACTGATCTTTAAAATATTTGCTTTCATATTTACAATAGCATTTTTAATTGTTGCTTATATTAATTCAATGGCATTAAAATCATGAGTACCTAAATCTGAATTACCATTTCTATATGGTGATTTTACAGTTCATTATTTATCTTTTTTTACTACCCAATCAAATATCATTGTTGCAATATGATTTCTATTAGCAACAATTAATTATCAAGATGAAGATAAAAGTATTTTAACAGGACAAACAAGCAAACTTTTCATAACTAGTTATATTTCCGTAACTTTTTTTGTTTGAATTACAGTCCTAATGCCCACAGCTTTTAAAGATATGGGAATAAATGCCTGAATTTATGGTGTTGCCCAACACATTATTGTTCCTTTATTAATGATTATTTATGGCATTTGAAATATTGGTAGTAAAAAAATTGAATTAAATAACTATTTTAAAAAAAATATCTGAATATATTTAAGTTATCCGTTAACATACATTATCTATGTTATGATTCGTGGCGAAATGCGCTGAACAGATGGTAAAGAAAACTTATCATACCCTTACTTTTTCTTAAACGCTCATAAAGAAAATTTTGGAATGAACGGGATTTTAGTGTTTATTATCTTTGCAACTTTAATTTTATTTTTATTTATTGTATTTAACTTGCTATACATATTTATTAACAATTTTAAAAATAAAAAATAA
- the nadE gene encoding NAD(+) synthase: MELQKYLDYLVQWLQEQVKLANAKGLIVGISGGIDSAVTIALVKKAMLDNHLAVFMPCYSSSNDEILVKKLVATLDLKLQIINLESAYNELQNNFNWHDALSSSSSPLQQKALVNCKPRLRMTSLYALAQANEYLVVSTSNFDEWYTGYFTKHGDSACDILPLIHLLKSQINTAAKLLNIPQEIINQQPSAGLWAGQTDEKEMGITYVELDNFLNGQEKLLDNNIVTKIKMMHKNTEHKRKLAIIPKKFIFKN; the protein is encoded by the coding sequence ATGGAATTACAGAAATATTTAGATTATTTAGTTCAATGATTACAAGAACAAGTAAAATTAGCTAATGCTAAAGGATTAATTGTTGGTATATCTGGTGGTATTGATTCAGCTGTTACTATTGCTTTGGTTAAAAAAGCAATGCTGGATAACCATTTAGCTGTTTTTATGCCGTGCTATTCATCAAGTAATGATGAAATTTTAGTAAAAAAATTAGTAGCTACATTAGATTTAAAATTACAAATTATTAATTTAGAGTCAGCTTATAATGAATTACAAAATAACTTTAATTGACACGATGCTTTATCATCATCATCATCACCATTACAACAAAAAGCATTAGTTAATTGTAAACCACGACTAAGAATGACTTCTTTATATGCCTTAGCACAAGCAAATGAATATTTAGTTGTTAGCACTAGTAACTTTGATGAATGATATACAGGCTATTTTACTAAACATGGTGATAGTGCTTGTGATATTTTACCGTTAATTCATTTATTAAAAAGTCAAATAAATACGGCTGCTAAGTTATTAAATATTCCACAAGAAATTATTAATCAGCAACCATCAGCAGGTTTATGAGCAGGGCAAACTGATGAAAAAGAGATGGGGATAACTTATGTTGAGTTAGATAACTTTTTAAATGGTCAAGAGAAATTGTTAGATAATAATATTGTTACTAAAATTAAGATGATGCACAAAAATACTGAACATAAACGGAAGTTAGCAATTATCCCTAAAAAATTTATTTTTAAAAATTAG
- the obgE gene encoding GTPase ObgE has protein sequence MKFIDKITIKVKAGKGGDGAVAFRRELYVPKGGPAGGDGGNGGSIVFIGDEGINTLLELNYQKEIKGIDGENGQHKNMHGKNAKNTYISVPLGTIIYDVLNKEEIDDVVTNKQEVIVANGGRGGKGNSRFANSRNRAPTIFTRGDLGDEKEITCELKLLADVGIIGMPNAGKSTLLGTISHAKPQIGDFPFTTLTPQLGVVKHQNFSFVVADLPGLIAGASLRKGLGYEFLRHIERCRLLVHLIDISLPNAYDNYLVIQKEIKDYNLRLENKQQIVVASKMDQVDAFRNLELFSKQIKQKVYPISAWTREGIESLVHVIHRQLQTIKKIPELKPEMASTIYRFTPTNEEVVVENLGNGHWKVIGSSVHRIYHKFPLTTHDNLLLFNQKLQDLGVFKILVKKGIQKGDTIKIFDYELQWLDENF, from the coding sequence ATGAAATTTATTGATAAGATTACAATTAAAGTTAAGGCCGGCAAGGGTGGTGATGGCGCTGTTGCTTTTCGTCGTGAATTATATGTTCCAAAAGGCGGGCCGGCTGGTGGTGACGGCGGTAATGGCGGGAGCATTGTTTTTATTGGCGATGAGGGAATAAATACATTATTAGAATTAAACTATCAAAAAGAAATTAAAGGTATTGATGGTGAAAATGGACAACATAAAAATATGCATGGTAAAAATGCTAAAAATACTTATATTAGCGTTCCCTTAGGAACTATTATTTATGATGTTTTAAATAAAGAAGAAATTGATGATGTTGTTACTAACAAACAAGAAGTTATTGTTGCAAATGGTGGTCGTGGTGGTAAAGGAAATAGTCGTTTTGCTAATTCCAGAAATCGCGCCCCAACAATATTTACTCGTGGTGATTTAGGTGATGAAAAAGAAATTACTTGTGAATTAAAATTATTAGCTGATGTTGGAATTATAGGTATGCCTAATGCCGGGAAGTCTACTTTATTAGGAACTATTTCTCATGCTAAACCACAAATTGGTGATTTTCCTTTTACAACTTTAACCCCGCAATTAGGTGTAGTTAAACATCAAAACTTTTCTTTTGTAGTTGCTGATTTACCAGGATTAATTGCTGGTGCTAGTTTAAGAAAAGGTTTAGGATATGAATTTTTACGACATATTGAACGATGCCGGTTATTAGTTCATCTTATTGATATTAGTTTACCCAATGCTTATGATAATTATTTAGTGATTCAAAAAGAAATTAAAGATTATAATTTACGATTAGAAAATAAGCAACAAATAGTTGTTGCTAGTAAAATGGATCAAGTTGATGCTTTTCGTAATTTAGAACTTTTTAGTAAGCAAATTAAACAAAAAGTTTACCCAATTTCTGCTTGAACTAGAGAAGGCATTGAATCATTAGTTCATGTTATTCATAGGCAATTGCAAACTATTAAAAAAATACCAGAATTAAAACCAGAAATGGCATCAACAATATATCGTTTTACACCAACAAATGAAGAAGTCGTTGTTGAAAATTTAGGAAATGGTCATTGAAAAGTAATTGGTTCTAGTGTGCATCGCATTTATCACAAATTTCCATTAACAACACATGATAATTTATTATTGTTTAATCAAAAGTTACAAGATTTAGGAGTTTTTAAAATTCTCGTTAAAAAAGGCATTCAAAAAGGAGATACAATTAAAATTTTTGATTATGAGTTGCAATGACTTGACGAAAATTTTTAA
- a CDS encoding ABC transporter ATP-binding protein, with the protein MKEKNSNLLLVDIKNLSKKYRQKWALQDINLQIYCGERIGLIGANGSGKSTISEIIVGISKPTTGVVWKKSELVIGIQFQDFKYPMDITVLDMIQYYLETFNIKYNHDDLENLLKTYQLDDIKKKQINSLSGGQQQRLNILLAVIHKPQLIILDEVSTGLDIEVREDIFEFLEENIVKKNVTMILVTHIMSEIEKFCEKIIFLHNGLIKEQITVKEVIEQYGTVAEYTKVKFKFYKEQDKNNFFGPVQNSVSR; encoded by the coding sequence GTGAAGGAAAAAAATAGTAATTTATTATTAGTTGACATAAAAAATTTAAGTAAAAAATATCGTCAAAAATGAGCTTTACAAGATATTAATTTACAAATTTATTGTGGCGAACGAATTGGTTTAATCGGCGCTAATGGTAGTGGCAAATCAACAATTTCAGAAATTATTGTGGGAATAAGTAAGCCAACAACAGGAGTGGTTTGAAAAAAGTCAGAATTAGTTATTGGAATTCAGTTTCAAGATTTTAAATATCCTATGGATATTACTGTTTTAGATATGATTCAATATTACTTAGAAACTTTTAATATTAAATATAATCATGATGATTTAGAAAATTTATTAAAAACATATCAATTAGATGATATTAAGAAAAAACAAATTAATTCTTTATCTGGGGGCCAACAACAAAGATTAAATATTTTATTAGCAGTTATTCATAAACCGCAATTAATTATTTTAGATGAAGTATCAACAGGTTTAGATATTGAAGTTCGTGAAGATATTTTTGAATTTTTAGAAGAAAATATTGTTAAGAAAAATGTAACGATGATTTTAGTAACTCATATTATGAGTGAAATAGAAAAGTTTTGTGAAAAAATCATTTTTTTACATAATGGTTTAATTAAAGAACAAATTACTGTTAAAGAAGTTATTGAACAATATGGTACAGTCGCTGAATATACAAAGGTAAAATTTAAATTTTATAAAGAACAAGATAAAAATAATTTCTTCGGGCCTGTCCAAAATTCTGTGTCTCGATAA
- a CDS encoding ABC transporter permease: MFNNLLTEKRLFKSFFKLLIRYYSRGYMAISYLIFFPLMILIIYFVVFSGELPNVDDEFLLSKIKNMIAGALMIQVMIIGFQIISEKIIEFRNSIIIKHFGSINMKPRTFFLTVILFGCILSLFTILITLFWTIIIFERQFNISELLSFINLPVIGYLIFSIIISISFGVLLATFFKTQKQHMLISNALFLPMMLFSGVFLSNLNFDKNLIFKIFSYLLIFKYPSSLLMNNIANNSILSNTNFIINILVSSALPLVFIGIAIKWWKWYE; encoded by the coding sequence ATGTTCAATAACTTACTGACAGAAAAAAGATTATTTAAAAGTTTTTTTAAACTTTTAATTCGTTATTATTCTCGCGGATATATGGCCATTAGTTATTTAATTTTTTTTCCTTTAATGATATTAATAATTTATTTTGTTGTTTTTTCCGGTGAATTGCCTAATGTTGATGATGAATTTTTATTAAGCAAAATAAAAAATATGATTGCCGGGGCATTAATGATTCAAGTAATGATTATTGGGTTTCAAATTATTTCAGAAAAAATTATTGAATTTCGTAATTCAATAATTATTAAACATTTTGGATCAATTAATATGAAACCCAGAACTTTTTTCTTAACTGTTATTTTATTTGGTTGTATTTTAAGTTTGTTTACAATTTTAATAACATTATTTTGAACTATCATTATTTTTGAACGTCAATTTAATATTAGTGAACTTTTAAGTTTTATTAATTTACCAGTTATTGGTTATTTAATATTTTCTATTATTATTAGTATTAGTTTTGGAGTTTTATTAGCAACATTTTTTAAAACTCAAAAACAACATATGTTAATTTCTAATGCTTTATTTTTACCAATGATGCTTTTTAGTGGTGTATTTTTATCAAATTTAAATTTTGATAAGAATTTAATTTTTAAGATTTTTAGTTATTTATTAATTTTTAAATATCCAAGTAGTCTATTAATGAATAATATTGCTAATAATAGTATTTTATCCAACACAAATTTTATTATTAATATTTTAGTTTCTAGTGCCTTGCCTTTAGTATTTATTGGCATTGCAATTAAATGGTGAAAATGATATGAATAA
- the era gene encoding GTPase Era — translation MNNNFRSGFIAIVGEPNVGKSTLLNTLMLKKIAIVSNKPQTTRNRIQGILTIDDYQIIFIDSPGIHKSTNELGKSLNRVAMQSTKGVEGILWLVNSYEEISLTHQYIYKSLQEREVPIFLGLTKIDLITSEQLEQKIKLWNERFNVQEIIGISCLKNINISFLLNKLMMTLPLGPQYFPKNMFQDQQEDFFVKEIIREKILLLTHQEVPHGVAILIEEFKKERTKKIIRVIATIVVERDSQKGILIGNGGKMIKNIGSQARIELEEIFATQFYLELFVKVIKKWRDSPNILAKLGYGKK, via the coding sequence ATGAATAATAATTTTCGTTCTGGTTTTATTGCCATTGTTGGTGAACCAAATGTTGGCAAATCTACTTTATTAAATACTTTAATGTTAAAAAAAATTGCTATTGTTAGTAATAAACCACAAACAACAAGAAATCGAATTCAAGGAATTTTGACTATTGATGATTATCAAATAATTTTTATTGATAGTCCAGGAATTCATAAATCTACTAATGAATTAGGAAAAAGTTTAAATCGGGTGGCAATGCAAAGTACTAAAGGTGTTGAAGGTATTTTATGATTAGTTAATAGTTATGAAGAAATTTCATTAACACATCAATATATATATAAGTCTTTGCAGGAACGAGAAGTACCAATTTTTTTAGGATTGACAAAAATTGATTTAATTACTTCTGAGCAATTAGAGCAAAAAATTAAATTATGAAATGAACGATTTAATGTTCAAGAAATTATTGGTATTAGTTGTTTAAAAAATATTAATATTAGTTTTTTATTAAATAAGCTGATGATGACATTACCGCTTGGGCCGCAGTATTTTCCTAAAAATATGTTTCAAGATCAACAAGAAGATTTTTTTGTTAAAGAAATTATTCGTGAGAAAATTCTCTTATTAACTCATCAAGAAGTACCACATGGTGTTGCAATTTTAATTGAGGAATTTAAAAAAGAAAGAACAAAAAAAATTATTCGTGTAATCGCCACTATTGTTGTTGAAAGAGATTCGCAAAAAGGAATTTTAATTGGTAATGGTGGTAAAATGATTAAAAATATTGGTTCTCAAGCAAGAATTGAATTAGAAGAAATTTTTGCAACCCAATTTTATTTAGAATTATTCGTTAAAGTAATAAAAAAATGAAGAGATAGTCCCAACATATTAGCAAAATTAGGTTATGGTAAAAAATAA
- the recO gene encoding DNA repair protein RecO, translating to MTTKISGIIVNKQDYQLVDAIVNIYTINDIIAIYCHGVRKITSKNQAFLQLFNYCEFELFFAYSKNKMHWLKTEVILETFPNIHNNYERLIVTNYLVKLYSELTEDTNIIFNELLVILQSINNDKNEVKKLFCFLTFKVLKLLRL from the coding sequence TTGACAACAAAAATTTCGGGAATAATTGTTAATAAACAAGATTACCAATTGGTTGATGCTATTGTTAATATTTATACTATTAATGACATTATTGCTATTTATTGTCATGGGGTGCGAAAAATTACTTCTAAAAATCAAGCATTTTTACAATTATTTAATTATTGTGAATTTGAATTATTTTTTGCTTATAGTAAAAATAAAATGCATTGATTAAAAACCGAAGTTATTCTTGAAACATTCCCTAATATTCATAATAACTATGAACGCTTAATAGTCACTAATTATTTAGTTAAGCTTTATAGTGAACTTACTGAAGATACTAATATTATTTTTAATGAATTATTAGTTATTTTACAAAGTATTAATAATGATAAAAATGAAGTTAAAAAACTTTTCTGTTTTTTAACTTTTAAAGTGTTAAAACTTTTAAGATTATAA
- a CDS encoding helix-turn-helix domain-containing protein: MGKNSYTDEFKKQIVMLYQNGKSIIEIINEYGISKSAIYNWIKSFDNSGYIPWKWIRCAIIRNC, encoded by the coding sequence ATGGGCAAAAATTCATATACAGATGAATTTAAAAAACAAATTGTCATGCTTTATCAAAACGGGAAAAGCATTATTGAAATTATTAATGAATATGGTATTTCAAAATCTGCTATTTATAATTGAATAAAATCATTCGATAATTCTGGTTATATTCCATGAAAATGAATACGCTGTGCCATCATTAGGAATTGTTAA
- a CDS encoding TraM recognition domain-containing protein, with protein sequence MYPKLAGRVGKIIIQDLKELTALKPINQKINIVLDEFNVFASETVINLINKSRAFNYQCFLSFQTINDLKTNNMNLVDTIFGNVNNIICHNIKDPNTAEYIASVFGTKETEKLTRQIDF encoded by the coding sequence ATGTATCCAAAACTGGCGGGCAGGGTTGGAAAAATAATTATCCAAGACTTAAAAGAATTAACCGCTCTAAAACCAATTAATCAAAAAATTAATATTGTTTTAGATGAATTTAATGTTTTTGCAAGTGAAACCGTTATCAACCTAATTAATAAATCACGGGCATTTAATTATCAGTGTTTTTTGTCATTTCAAACAATCAATGACTTAAAAACAAATAACATGAACTTAGTTGATACGATTTTTGGTAATGTCAACAATATTATTTGTCATAATATCAAAGACCCCAATACAGCTGAATACATTGCCAGTGTTTTTGGCACTAAGGAAACCGAAAAACTAACTCGGCAAATTGATTTTTAA
- a CDS encoding DDE-type integrase/transposase/recombinase, with amino-acid sequence MTPINMIYQEISEHFIVELKMTLAMIKLDKKLRKTSVIINRYEVKEIGLIQMDAKHFPESKYPVEKNMYVYDFIDEKTRIVFGYVYDSLGTNNAINAVQRAIYDFKKFGIEIKRIRTDNAPEFTTTNWSNKNEYKIKERPFSKYLKDNKIIHETTPIRSPQSNGKIERFHKNYNNLLLLDNIKRFNTNELQIHLNEYYYFYNFQMNHWTIKDTPFNFLNKLLKTSWN; translated from the coding sequence ATGACGCCCATAAATATGATTTACCAAGAAATATCAGAACATTTTATCGTTGAATTAAAAATGACCCTCGCTATGATAAAATTAGACAAAAAATTAAGGAAAACAAGCGTTATTATCAATCGTTATGAAGTTAAAGAAATTGGATTAATACAAATGGATGCTAAACACTTTCCCGAGTCAAAATATCCGGTAGAAAAAAATATGTATGTTTATGACTTTATTGATGAAAAGACAAGAATAGTATTTGGTTATGTTTATGATAGTTTAGGAACTAATAATGCGATTAATGCTGTACAAAGAGCAATATATGATTTTAAGAAGTTTGGAATAGAAATTAAACGAATTAGAACTGATAATGCTCCTGAATTTACTACTACTAACTGAAGTAATAAAAATGAATATAAGATAAAAGAAAGACCTTTTAGTAAATATTTAAAAGATAATAAGATAATACACGAAACTACTCCAATTCGTTCACCACAAAGTAATGGTAAGATAGAAAGATTTCATAAGAACTATAATAATTTATTATTGTTAGATAATATCAAAAGATTTAATACTAATGAATTACAAATTCATTTAAATGAATATTATTACTTTTATAACTTTCAAATGAATCATTGAACAATAAAAGACACCCCATTCAATTTTTTAAATAAACTTTTAAAAACCTCTTGAAACTAA
- a CDS encoding ETX/MTX2 family pore-forming toxin, which produces MGLQKKTLSNKMDFSNSGTNEHKETLEAELPSQEIEVNPNQNIKVTSSLDEVLAQVILKLTQNIIGEINAEIINENNEKTIFEISIKEIMQKLKQYNLLSQEITINNDDSITFNGNENRSLKQGFDGNIEFREVK; this is translated from the coding sequence ATGGGTCTTCAGAAAAAAACTTTAAGTAATAAAATGGATTTTTCAAATAGCGGAACAAATGAACATAAAGAAACCTTAGAGGCAGAATTACCCTCGCAAGAAATTGAAGTTAACCCAAATCAAAATATTAAGGTTACTTCTTCATTAGATGAAGTTTTAGCACAAGTAATATTAAAGTTAACACAAAATATTATTGGAGAAATTAATGCAGAAATAATAAATGAAAATAACGAAAAAACTATATTTGAAATTTCAATTAAAGAAATTATGCAAAAATTAAAACAATATAATCTTTTATCACAAGAAATTACTATAAATAATGATGATAGTATAACTTTTAACGGAAATGAAAATAGGTCATTAAAACAAGGATTTGATGGTAATATTGAGTTTCGTGAAGTAAAATAA
- the gmk gene encoding guanylate kinase: MNKKTGLLIILSGPSGVGKGTIREELFKDQNLNLVYSISMTTRKPRSNELNEKDYFFVNENVFQEKIAKNELLEYAKFVDNYYGTPGKYVDKLLLQGKNVVLEIEVQGALQVLEKRPDAISFFILPPSFEELTRRIIARRSESEDIVQKRLLKAKREMNITNKYKYVIVNDNLEQTVSEIKTIIMNEINANKN; the protein is encoded by the coding sequence ATGAATAAAAAAACGGGATTATTAATTATTCTTTCTGGGCCTAGCGGGGTTGGTAAAGGAACAATTAGAGAAGAATTATTTAAAGACCAAAATTTAAATTTAGTTTATTCTATTTCAATGACAACAAGAAAACCAAGAAGTAATGAATTAAATGAAAAAGATTATTTTTTTGTTAATGAAAATGTTTTTCAAGAAAAAATTGCTAAGAATGAGTTATTAGAATATGCTAAATTTGTTGATAATTATTATGGTACACCAGGAAAATATGTTGATAAATTATTATTACAAGGTAAAAATGTTGTTTTGGAAATTGAAGTTCAAGGGGCTTTACAAGTATTAGAAAAAAGACCAGATGCGATATCGTTTTTTATTTTACCCCCTAGTTTTGAAGAATTAACTAGAAGAATTATTGCGCGCCGAAGTGAGTCAGAAGATATTGTTCAAAAACGATTATTAAAAGCTAAAAGGGAAATGAATATTACTAATAAATATAAATATGTTATTGTTAATGATAATTTAGAACAAACTGTTTCAGAAATTAAAACTATTATTATGAATGAAATTAATGCTAATAAAAATTAA